One genomic segment of Hymenobacter psoromatis includes these proteins:
- a CDS encoding DUF2945 domain-containing protein: protein MRKGTKVSWKYGTGTATGKIESIHKEHTTRKIKGSDITRNGTADDPALLIVQENGDKVLKLQSEVRPA from the coding sequence ATGCGCAAAGGCACCAAAGTAAGCTGGAAATACGGCACCGGCACGGCCACCGGCAAGATTGAAAGCATTCACAAAGAGCACACTACCCGTAAAATAAAGGGCAGCGACATTACCCGCAACGGTACGGCCGACGACCCGGCGCTGCTCATCGTGCAGGAAAACGGCGACAAGGTGCTCAAGCTGCAAAGTGAGGTAAGACCGGCGTAG